Proteins from one Thermithiobacillus tepidarius DSM 3134 genomic window:
- a CDS encoding slipin family protein → MLTTPLLLILIVLIVFLAASLKVLREYERAVVFQLGRFWRVKGPGLIILIPIVQQMVRVDLRTIVLDVPTQDVISRDNVSVKVNAVVYFRVVDPQKAVIQVENVMAATNQFAQTTLRSVLGKHELDEMLAERDKLNKDIQDILDAQTDAWGIKVSNVEIKHVDIPDTMIRAIARQAEAERERRAKVIHAEGELQASQTLVNAAKTLEEAPMAIQLRYLQTLTEIAAEKNSTTIFPFPIELIKPFMDLGKRTGER, encoded by the coding sequence ATGCTGACTACACCCCTTCTGCTGATCCTGATCGTCCTGATCGTTTTTCTGGCGGCTTCCCTGAAGGTGCTGCGCGAGTACGAGCGCGCCGTGGTCTTCCAGTTGGGGCGCTTCTGGCGCGTCAAGGGCCCGGGCCTCATCATCCTGATCCCCATCGTGCAGCAGATGGTGCGGGTGGACCTGCGCACCATCGTCCTGGACGTGCCCACCCAGGACGTCATCTCGCGCGACAACGTTTCGGTCAAGGTCAATGCCGTGGTCTACTTCCGCGTGGTGGATCCGCAGAAGGCCGTCATCCAGGTGGAAAACGTCATGGCGGCCACCAACCAGTTCGCCCAGACCACCCTGCGCTCGGTGCTGGGCAAGCACGAGCTGGACGAGATGCTGGCGGAGCGGGACAAGCTCAACAAGGACATCCAGGACATCCTCGACGCCCAGACCGACGCCTGGGGCATCAAGGTCAGCAACGTCGAGATCAAGCACGTGGACATTCCCGACACCATGATCCGCGCCATCGCCCGGCAAGCCGAGGCCGAGCGCGAGCGCCGCGCCAAGGTGATCCACGCCGAGGGCGAGCTGCAGGCTTCCCAGACCCTGGTGAATGCGGCGAAGACCCTGGAAGAGGCGCCCATGGCCATCCAGCTGCGCTACCTGCAGACCCTCACCGAGATCGCCGCGGAGAAGAACTCCACCACCATCTTTCCGTTCCCCATCGAACTCATCAAGCCATTCATGGATCTGGGCAAGCGCACGGGGGAGAGGTAG